A stretch of the Lactuca sativa cultivar Salinas chromosome 9, Lsat_Salinas_v11, whole genome shotgun sequence genome encodes the following:
- the LOC111907817 gene encoding uncharacterized protein LOC111907817 — translation MSLANYSNMNSVSIANSLGSGSRAPILIPEEYNSWVGRMNLHLNAINEDVWKCVEGTYVTPENMATLATNQATQVEITKKLELQAKKELVSGIPHSILSQMDDIILLTANQIWENLKNRFCGNKRIIGNKRTSVLNEFDNFKMLSSETIHDAHDRFNLIMGNPAIHTESLYNLYGELQSYESSIDPPTIAAFGGPLALVSTTSQNQTPFNDQNFNHFNQTTSFQNQAFQSDSNDEADYQQLFQQNHSQPSQQAQTQTPERLPIKSQKDDSDEEVIICHNCKGTNHYARECRAKNKTKIKDSAYYAQRADELKKLENQEKQRALMAIHEPSVEYWPTSDDEAEHEPTQSNFCFVAGVEIPSRAPNIIEQLTDSLKQINSLETENKRLIWNMDSIKVARKLSDDIFTKANTLGTGKIDTNYRPGIGRESFEIEQAKQKNMTNCENSESTLHNLFTSVNEEDSDDETVINCSPDDTAFSVSKKSFKRVVNSKTDSASSLTHQIKNTDGTTKLKNFLNGENSSYKDGSTSIPTAFPTMTSSIVGKTSLGQKYSKKQQTSKKSIQVTKTPLIKPNLFEKQPKKPNVIPHKQVLNAGEPNDDTWYIDSGCSKHMTGNRNYLRDFKPIQTNQDVTFGNNMKAKIKGYGNITNGNFTIKKVAFVDDLKHNLISVSQLCDNNLEVLFTKQRSLIMDAKTKDVIVDSDRAGNMYPLDMDLIYGKPDICLLSKAPADISWLWHRRLSHLNFGYINKLIGDDLVRGLPLLKLDNETLCAACEKGKLSKSTHKSISESSVSEPLELLHIDLCGPAKTQTIQGKKYILVVVDGFSRFTWVFFLRLKSEAPEEMINFIKQIELKLKRPVRRIRSDNAAYRVLNKRTRVIEESTDVHFDEFYVRKLDREHFGSKMIENIFQNPIQQTPSPDIDIEIDLDLLFEQPKTAYNSELLTTLIDPTGTPSEVIPQTNQNDANQFEGEPPTHTSSLEQTPNPPLNTRTPNSQNNPDASFMGEPSNLFQDETPGEEQWDTETPIIIAEENRLIKWTRNHPTDQIIGDPNIGIQTRGASTNECLFGAFLSTTEPKTIHSAIKDPDWVKAMQEELAEFERNDVQDGYTETRLTIKESFVETRHVL, via the exons ATGTCTTTGGCAAATTACTCCAACATGAACTCTGTCTCCATTGCAAATAGCTTAGGATCTGGTTCACGGGCACCCATACTTATTCCTGAAGAGTATAATTCGTGGGTTGGCCGTATGAATCTTCATCTTAATGCTATAAATGAAGATGTCTGGAAGTGTGTAGAAGGAACATATGTTACTCCAGAAAATATGGCTACTCTTGCTACAAATCAAGCCACTCAAGTTGAAATTACAAAAAAGTTGGAACTCCAAGCCAAAAAGGAACTTGTTTCTGGAATACCTCACAGTATTCTAAGTCAAATGGATGACATTATACTGTTAACCGCAAATCAAATTTGGGAGAATTTGAAAAATCGTTTTTGTGGAAATAAAAGAATCATCGGAAACAAAAGAACATCTGTTTTGAATGAATTTGATAATTTCAAAATGCTTTCATCAGAAACCATCCATGATGCTCATGATAGGttcaatttgattatg GGAAATCCAGCTATTCATACCGAATCTTTGTACAATTTGTATGGAGAActtcaatcgtatgaatcctcgATTGACCCACCAACCATTGCAGCTTTTGGAGGACCACTTGCACTTGTGTCCACAACTTCTCAAAACCAAACACCTTTCAATGATCAAAACTTTAATCATTTTAATCAGACTACATCTTTTCAAAACCAAGCCTTCCAGTCTGATTCAAATGATGAAGCAGATTATCAACAACT ATTCCAACAAAACCATTCTCAACCTTCCcaacaagcccaaactcaaaCACCTGAAAGACTTCCGATTAAAAGTCAAAAGGATGATAGTGATGAAGAAGTGATCATTTGTCACAACTGcaaaggaacaaatcactatgccaGAGAATGTCGagccaaaaacaaaaccaaaatcaaagactCAGCATACTATGCTCAAAGAGCCGATGAATTGAAGAAACTGGAAAACCAAGAAAAGCAAAGAGCATTGATGGCAATCCATGAACCAAGTGTGGAATACTGGCCAACTTCTGATGACGAAGCTGAACACGAACCAACACAATCAAACTTCTGCTTCGTAGCTGGTGTTGAAATACCTTCAAGAGCTCCAAACATCATAGAACAG cTGACTGATTCTTTAAAACAAATCAATTCTCTTGAAACCGAGAATAAAAGACTGATATGGAATATGGATTCTATCAAAGTTGCCAGAAAACTAAGTGATGATATTTTCACCAAGGCAAACACCTTGGGAACTGGCAAAATTGATACGAATTATAGACCAGGAATTGGAAGAGAATCCTTTGAAATTGAACAAGCAAAACAGAAAAACATGACGAATTGTGAAAACTCTGAATCTACTCTACATAATCTTTTCACATCTGTTAATGAGGAAGATTCAGATGACGAAACAGTTATCAACTGTAGTCCAGATGATACTGCTTTCAGTGTTTCCAAAAAGTCTTTCAAAAGAGttgtaaattctaaaacagactctGCAAGTTCTTTAACTCACCAAATCAAAAATACTGATGGAACCACTAAACTCAAAAACTTTTTGAATGGAGAAAATTCCTCTTATAAGGATGGTAGTACTTCTATACCAACTGCTTTTCCTACAATGACTTCATCAATTGTTGGAAAAACTAGTCTGGGACAAAAatactccaagaaacaacaaacaagcaAAAAATCCATTCAAGTCACCAAAACCCCACTAATCAAACCAAACCTTTTTGAAAAACAACCAAAGAAACCAAACGTCATACCTCATAAACAG GTACTTAATGCTGGAGAACCCAATGATGAtacatggtatattgatagtggctgctccaaGCATATGACAGGAAACCGGAACTACTTACGTGACTTCAAACCTATACAAACCAATCAAGATGTTACCTTCGGCAACAACATGAAAGCAAAAATCAAAGGTTATGGAAACATAACAAATGGTAATTTTACCATAAAGAAAGTTGCCTTCGTCGATGACCtgaaacacaacctcatcagtgtttctcAACTGTGTGATAACAATCTTGAAGTTCTTTTCACCAAACAACGAAGCTTGATCATGGACGCCAAAACCAAAGATGTTATAGTTGATTCTGACCGTGCCGGAAATATGTATCCACTTGACATGGATCTTATCTATGGTAAACCCGATATATGTCTGCTATCTAAAGCCCCAGCAGatattagttggttatggcaccgccgCCTTTCCCATCTAAACTTTGGGTACATCAACAAATTAATCGGCGATGATCTTGTTCGAGGGCTACCACTTCTGAAGCTTGATAACGAAACTCTTTGTGCCGCATGTGAAAAAGGAAAACTTTCCAAATCCACTCACAAAAGCATCTCAGAATCTAGTGTGTCCGAACCACTAGAGTTGTTGCACATAGACCTTTGTGGCCCTGCCAAAACCCAAACCATTCAAGGGaagaagtacattcttgttgtcgttgatggttTCTCGCGCTTTACTTGGGTCTTTTTCTTAAGACTAAAATCAGAAgcacctgaagagatgatcaacttcatcaaacaaATCGAGCTGAAGTTGAAACGACCTGTTCgaagaatccgaagtgataatg CTGCTTATCGAGTACTGAATAAACGTACTAGAGTAATTGAAGAAAGTACCGATGTTCATTTCGATGAATTTTATGTTAGGAAATTGGATCGTGAACATTTTGGTTCAAAAatgattgaaaatatttttcaaaatccaattCAACAAACACCTTCTCCTGACATAGACATTGAAATCGATCTTGATTTGCTTTTTGAACAACCAAAAACCGCTTACAATTCTGAACTTCTAACTACTTTAATTGACCCTACAGGAACACCCAGTGAAGTAATTCCACAAACAAACCAAAATGATGCAAATCAATTCGAGGGGGAACCACCAACACATACTTCCTCTTTGGAACAAACACCAAATCCTCCTTTAAACACCCGAACCCCAAATAGCCAAAACAATCCCGATGCATCATTTATGGGGGAACCTTCAAACCTATTCCAAGATGAAACGCCCGGAGAAGAACAATGGGATACTGAAACTCCAATTATTATAGCGGAAGAGAATCGCTTAATAAAGTGGACCAGAAATCATCCAACAGACCAAATCATCGGAGATCCCAACATAGGCATTCAGACTAGAGGCGCATCCACAAATGAATGTTTATTTGGAGCCTTCTTATCCACGACCGAACCCAAAACCATACATTCTGCTATAAAAGATCCAGATTGGGTAAAAGCTATGCAAGAAGAGCTagcagaatttgaaagaaacgac GTTCAAGATGGGTATACAGAAACAAGACTGACGATCAAGGAATCATTTGTCGAAACAAGGCACGTCTTGTAG
- the LOC111905507 gene encoding uncharacterized protein LOC111905507 translates to MDAYYLEEKYRCIFFPTNMLGPARLWYQSLPVESIHYFNYLREEFIGHFVQQRRYTTDAHAILGCKQREDETLHAIVHHFNTSSINSPESVANMVIVVFTYGLHPGVLFKKQVGKPPKSRKDMMERVHHYMKQKKKTREREPTFKKITAHLM, encoded by the coding sequence ATGGATGCTTACTACCTGGAGGAAAAATACAGGTGTATTTTCTTCCCAACCAACATGTTAGGGCCAGCACGGTTATGGTACCAAAGTTTACCGGTAGAAAGCATACATTATTTCAACTATTTAAGAGAAGAGTTTATCGGTCATTTCGTACAACAAAGAAGATACACGACGGATGCCCATGCCATCTTAGGATGCAAACAACGTGAAGACGAGACGTTACATGCTATTGTGCATCATTTTAACACATCTAGTATTAATTCCCCGGAAAGTGTAGCCAACATGGTTATAGTTGTGTTCACTTATGGATTACATCCAGGAGTCCTATTCAAAAAACAGGTTGGTAAACCACCCAAGTCAAGGAAGGATATGATGGAAAGGGTTCACCACTACATGAAACAGAAGAAGAAAACTAGGGAGAGAGAGCCTACGTTCAAAAAGATTACTGCACACCTTATGTGA